Part of the Vulgatibacter sp. genome is shown below.
GCTCGGAGAGGAGCGAGAGCTCGCGGACGCGGTGGCGCTCCTCCTCGAAGAGGCGGGCGTTGGCGATCGCAGCGGCGAGCTGGTTGGCCATCGCCACCGCGCGCTCGATCGCAGGGCCGTGGAAGCGGCGGCCCTCGCGGGTCTCCGCGAGGACGATCGAGCCGATCGCCTCGCCGCGGGAGATGAGCGGCACCGCGAGGAGGCTCCGGTGCCCGAAGCGCAGCACCAGCGAGCGGGAGGCGCGTGGATCCCGCTGGGCATCCTCGATCAGGACGGGGCGCATCTCGCGCACCGCCGCAGCAGCAGCGGAGGGCGCGTCTCGATCGAGGGTGATGTCGAAGACGCCCGCTTCGCGCAGGTTGGAGGCGACGACGCGGAGCGGCCCGCCGTCCGGCTCGAGGAGCGAGAGGAAGACGTGGCTGACGTCGACCAGGCGCACGAGATGCTCGACCCCGACCGGCAGGAGCGCGGGCAGCTCGAGCTGCTGGGCGATCAGGCCGCCGAGCTGGTTGAGCCGGGAGAGGTCCTGGGCGCGGCGCCGTTCCTCGGAGAAGAGACGGGTGCGCTCCATGGCGACGGCGAGCTGCACGGCGCAGCTCTCGATCAGCTGCTGCTCCTCGTCGCGGAAGCCGTGGGGGCCCCTGCGGCCGACGCTCAAGGTGCCGACGAGGCGATCCTCGACGACGAGCGGGATGGCCACGAGGTGGCGGATGCCCAGCGCCTGCGCCGCAGGTGAGAGGTGCTCCTGCTGGAGCTCGAGGTCGAGGCTGAGGGAGCGCCGTTCGAGGGCCGCTCGCCCGCAGACGCTGCCCACGTCGAGGGGCAGCTCGGAGCCGCAGGCGGCGCGAATGTCCTGGCCCTGGCGGCCCCGCTGCCCCGCGAGCACGAGCCGATCCTCCTGGCTCGCGTAGATCCACCCGGCGTCGGCGCCGAGGCGATCGGTGAGGAGCGCGAGGGCGCCGTCGACGAGCGGGCCCTCCTCGAGGGTTCCGGCGATGGTGCGGCTGAGCGCGTATTGCACGGAGAGAAGGTCGAGGCGGCGGCGCGTCTCGGAGTAGAGGCGCGCGTTCTCGACCTGGATGGCGAGCTGCGCGGCGATGGGCTCCACCGCGCGGACCTGCTCTTCGTCGTAGGGGCGCTCGTCGCCGCGGCCGAGGCAGAGCACGCCGCAGAGCCTGCCGTGGACCTGCAGCGGGAGAAGCAGGGCTTCGCGTACGCTCCCCTCCTCGAGGCCGCCGAGGACCACGGGCCGGTGCCGCTGGAGCACGTCCGCAAAGGGATTGAGGGCGGAGACGCTGTCCCGGCCCAGCTCCTCGAGGACTTCGCACGAGATGCCGTGGCTGCCCCCGAGGACCAGCTCGCCGCGTTCGTGGTCCTGGAGAAAGATCGCGGCGCGATCGCTGGCAGTGGCGTTCGCTGCCACCTCGAGGAGCCGCGGAAGGACGCGGGCGAGCTCCTGCTCGGTGCCGGCGCGGGCCACCTCGTGGATCGCCCGGAGGCCCCGGTTGGCCCTGCCGAGCTCGTCGATGCGGCGGGCCACCTCCATCGCGCTCGCCACCTGCGCGACGAAGAGGGCGACGGTCGCCGCGTCGCGGGTGCTCAGGTCGTCCGAGCCCACGAAGATCGCGCCCCACGGCTGGTCGCTGACGAAGAGGGGCGCCATCACGCCCTTGCGTGCGCTCGTCTCGGCGAGCGCCTGCCGCAGCGCCGCGGAGGGCGCCTCCCCCCGGGCCACGGTGACGCTGTGCACGAGGCTGGCCGGCACGTCGTCGAGGTAGACGGCCTGTCCCTCCTCGAAGAGGCGGCGGAAGAAGTTCTCGTCGGGGTGCACGAAGCGGAAGCCGCCCAGCGTCGTGGCGAGGTGCTCCCGGAAGACCGCCGCCAGCCGGGGATTGGTCGCGTCGGTCACGGAATCGGCAACCAGCGCGTCGTCCTCGTAGCGAAAGGCGTGCATCCGCATGCCCAGTTCCTCGAGGCCGCGCAGCGTCGCCCGCAGCACCGCTTCGAGGCTCCGCTCCCGCTGCAGCCGCAGCGCCAGCGCGGAGAGCCGGTTGGCGAGCTCGATGTCGCGCAGGGTGGCGCCCACCTCGCGCACCAGGACGATGTGCTCGCCGGGGGCGATCGCCCTCGGCTCGAGCTCCACCCGGCGGGTGGTGCCGTCGCTCCGCTTGAGCTCGAGCTCCCAGCTCGATGGAACGGCGCTCCCGTGCTGGCGCAGGTGGTAGCGCTCCCGCGCCTGCCGCTCGTGCTCGGGGGCCACCAGCGAGAAGAAGTCCCTGCCGACGAGGTCCTCCGCCTTCTCGCCCAGCATCGCGGCGAAGGCTTCGTTGCAATAGACCACGCGCTCGTCGCGGGCGTGGACCAGGCCCGCCGGCAGCGCCTCGACGAGGTCCTG
Proteins encoded:
- a CDS encoding GAF domain-containing protein; the encoded protein is MIVERTSRQPIGVQDLVEALPAGLVHARDERVVYCNEAFAAMLGEKAEDLVGRDFFSLVAPEHERQARERYHLRQHGSAVPSSWELELKRSDGTTRRVELEPRAIAPGEHIVLVREVGATLRDIELANRLSALALRLQRERSLEAVLRATLRGLEELGMRMHAFRYEDDALVADSVTDATNPRLAAVFREHLATTLGGFRFVHPDENFFRRLFEEGQAVYLDDVPASLVHSVTVARGEAPSAALRQALAETSARKGVMAPLFVSDQPWGAIFVGSDDLSTRDAATVALFVAQVASAMEVARRIDELGRANRGLRAIHEVARAGTEQELARVLPRLLEVAANATASDRAAIFLQDHERGELVLGGSHGISCEVLEELGRDSVSALNPFADVLQRHRPVVLGGLEEGSVREALLLPLQVHGRLCGVLCLGRGDERPYDEEQVRAVEPIAAQLAIQVENARLYSETRRRLDLLSVQYALSRTIAGTLEEGPLVDGALALLTDRLGADAGWIYASQEDRLVLAGQRGRQGQDIRAACGSELPLDVGSVCGRAALERRSLSLDLELQQEHLSPAAQALGIRHLVAIPLVVEDRLVGTLSVGRRGPHGFRDEEQQLIESCAVQLAVAMERTRLFSEERRRAQDLSRLNQLGGLIAQQLELPALLPVGVEHLVRLVDVSHVFLSLLEPDGGPLRVVASNLREAGVFDITLDRDAPSAAAAAVREMRPVLIEDAQRDPRASRSLVLRFGHRSLLAVPLISRGEAIGSIVLAETREGRRFHGPAIERAVAMANQLAAAIANARLFEEERHRVRELSLLSELGRIASGTLQREVLLSECLGHIRYALGFDAGAAWTVQRGGLERAAAQSRADDGAEASPLLEAAALRALEAAAPTGETSPNGTSVCALPLVAGAEVGGILAFSRKGRPVSDAELRTLAAAAPELGVALQNARLFDDARRRVEELRLLLDIGRAITGSLDLDQILETSANTLTRIIDGSNTFILLLDAGSGVLHGAACSNPAWRDDFRGTRIRLDEMSIAARCVRGRTPLSVNDVARSDYRDAPRVRLYAEKSVLALPLLVRGEPIGVVLVDDTRQPRDWQPAEIERAALVAHQVAVAVANARLYDDLKRSYGELARTQEELVKRERLAALGELSAVVAHEVRNPLGVIFNSLGSMRKLLRPTGDGAMLLDIVEEEADRLDRIVRDLLDFARPHEPALEPEVISDLLADTLHAVHGDRVPAGVQVDLAVPDDLPRVRIDERMIRQVLLNLLLNGMQAMPRGGTLRIRAAVEQGQRPMVRIEFSDEGTGVPPELAPRIFQPFFTTKAAGTGLGLAVVKRFVEAHHGTITFQSRQGEGTTFTLRLPVDEAV